In a single window of the Carassius carassius chromosome 26, fCarCar2.1, whole genome shotgun sequence genome:
- the nrcama gene encoding neuronal cell adhesion molecule a isoform X9 has product MDRKRSCTLCGGAVMLLLLGHMTTALEVPLDPKVLEGLPQPPTITHQSPKDYIIDPRENIIIHCDAKGKPHPSFSWTRNGTHFDVEKDSKVIMKPNSGTLVIDISGEKAEAYEGVYQCIARNEHGSAMSNNIVIRQSRSPLWSKEKIEPITVQRGMSLVLQCRPPAGLPPPIIFWMDNNFQRLPQNSRVSQALNGDLYFSNVLIEDTRNDYICYARFPHTQTIQQKQPITVNVLDIEAMNDTVLAAFLNGSDFWGDSPSGERAPTFMNPPETHSNTMVLKGDMLQLECIADGLPTPDISWSKVNGELPSGRFSFHSFQKTLKITEVTEADGGDYRCLAKNRLGSNNHIITVVVRAAPFWISAPQNLILAPKESGMLICRAEGNPKPTVTWSVNGIPIENSHKDPSRKIENGNIILSDVRTGSSSVYQCNASNEYGYLLANAFVSVLAEPPRVLTPPNHLYSVVTNSRALLDCASFGSPLPKITWFKDSQRIEDGDSYIIHKNNTLEINVARPLNSGKYTCIASNSLGNKENHVYLEVKEATRIIRQPGYKVVQRNRMAVFECEVKHDPSLFPSMIWLKDNMELPDDTRFEVGSDSLTIHDVREDDEGNYTCIRNTTLDQDSASAMLTVVEATPTPPIIMDQPDPPTDLELTDQRERSVQLTWTPGDENNSPIQSFLIQYEDSLHEPEVWVNMTEVSGTSTTAHLELSPYVYYSFRVLALNDVGLSEPSAPSRQYRTNPARPDVNPSDVKVIGMSPDSMTITWRELTGLESNGPGLQYKVSWRQKDLDQQWTSLNLANVSQYVVTGTPTFAPYEVTVQAVNDYGHGPRPGVAQGYSGEDLPTVAPENLKVSVQSGTVAEVHWDAVPLSTVRGRLNGYKVSYWKIRSLQKQDPEPVKPQELIFHGSELEGLLIDLHPYSQYTLNIRAFNGKGDGPTSSNHIFETPEGVPGPPADLKIQNLNLDSLIVKWMPPVENNGHLTGYLLKFQPINTTDELGPLKELLLAANETSITLENLKHSTHYKFYLNAMTVKGSGPTVTKEGFTMVDEAMTSKQVDIATQGWFIGLMCAIALLILVLLIVCFIKRNKGGKYPVKEKEDAHQDPEIQPMKEDDGTFGEYSDTEDHKPLKGSRTPSNGTVKKDDSDDSLVDYGEGGDGQFNEDGSFIGQYSGKKEKDTAEGNESSEAPSPVNAMNSFV; this is encoded by the exons ATGGACAGGAAGAGGAGTTGCACGCTCTGTGGAGGAGctgtgatgctgctgctgctgggtcACATGACCACTGCATTAGAAGTGCCTCTAGACC CTAAAGTTCTGGAGGGAT TGCCTCAGCCTCCCACAATAACTCATCAGTCCCCAAAGGATTACATCATCGACCCTCGGGAGAACATCATTATCCACTGCGACGCCAAAGGAAAGCCTCATCCCAG CTTTTCATGGACACGTAATGGCACTCATTTCGATGTTGAAAAGGATTCCAAAGTTATCATGAAGCCCAACTCAGGCACTCTGGTCATTGACATCAGCGGAGAGAAGGCAGAGGCGTATGAGGGTGTTTACCAGTGCATCGCCCGCAACGAGCATGGATCTGCCATGTCCAATAACATTGTCATCCGTCAGTCCA GGTCCCCCTTGTGGTCAAAGGAGAAAATTGAGCCAATCACGGTGCAGAGGGGAATGTCTCTAGTGCTGCAGTGCAGACCCCCAGCTGGCCTGCCCCCTCCAATCATCTTCTGGATGGATAACA ATTTCCAGAGACTTCCCCAAAACAGTCGTGTATCCCAGGCTTTAAACGGAGACCTGTATTTCTCCAACGTGCTCATTGAGGACACCAGAAACGACTACATCTGCTATGCCCGCTTCCCACACACTCAGACTATCCAACAGAAACAGCCCATCACCGTCAACGTACTGGACA TTGAAGCTATGAATGACACTGTGTTGGCAGCTTTTTTGAATGGCTCAGATTTTTGGGGTG ACAGTCCATCTGGGGAGAGAGCGCCCACTTTCATGAACCCACCAGAAACACACAGTAACACCATGGTCCTGAAAGGAGACATGCTGCAGCTGGAATGCATCGCTGATGGCCT TCCAACGCCAGATATCTCCTGGAGCAAGGTGAATGGGGAGCTGCCAAGCGGCCGTTTTTCATTTCACAGCTTCCAGAAAACTCTGAAGATAACGGAGGTGACAGAAGCCGATGGGGGAGATTACCGGTGTTTAGCCAAGAATCGCCTGGGGAGCAACAATCACATCATCACTGTAGTGGTCAGAG CGGCTCCCTTTTGGATCAGTGCCCCTCAGAACCTCATCCTGGCCCCTAAAGAATCTGGAATGCTCATCTGCCGGGCAGAAGGCAACCCTAAACCCACGGTCACATGGTCTGTCAACGGAATTCCCATTGAAA ACTCACACAAGGATCCCAGTCGGAAAATCGAAAATGGCAATATCATCCTCAGTGATGTTCGGACCGGCTCGAGCTCTGTTTACCAGTGCAACGCCTCCAATGAGTACGGTTACCTGCTGGCCAATGCCTTTGTCAGTGTCTTGG CTGAACCTCCGAGGGTGCTGACTCCTCCAAATCATCTATACTCAGTCGTCACTAACAGTAGGGCTCTGTTAGACTGTGCTTCATTTGGCTCGCCACTTCCAAAGATCACATG GTTTAAAGACAGTCAGCGCATAGAGGATGGCGACTCGTACATCATTCATAAAAACAATACCTTAGAGATCAATGTGGCTCGGCCACTAAACAGTGGCAAGTACACCTGCATTGCCTCAAACAGTCTTGGAaacaaagaaaatcatgtttaccTGGAAGTGAAAG AGGCTACACGGATCATCAGACAGCCTGGGTATAAAGTTGTCCAGAGGAACAGAATggctgtgtttgagtgtgaagTCAAACATGAcccctctctctttccctccatGATATGGCTCAAAGACAATATGGAGCTTCCCGACGACACTCG atttgAGGTGGGCTCTGACAGTCTGACTATACATGACGTGAGAGAGGACGATGAGGGCAACTACACCTGCATCAGAAACACCACCCTTGACCAAGATTCAGCCAGCGCCATGCTCACAGTAGTCG AGGCCACACCAACACCACCTATAATAATGG ACCAACCAGACCCGCCCACAGACCTGGAGCTGACAGACCAACGAGAGCGCAGTGTTCAGCTAACATGGACCCCTGGAGATGAAAACAATAGTCCTATTCAAT CgttcctgatccaatatgaagatTCGCTCCACGAGCCTGAAGTATGGGTCAATATGACTGAAGTCTCAGGTACCAGCACCACAGCACACCTGGAGCTCTCCCCGTATGTGTATTACTCCTTCAGGGTCCTGGCACTCAATGACGTGGGTCTGAGTGAACCCAGCGCTCCATCCAGACAGTACAGGACCAATCCTGCAC GGCCTGACGTCAATCCATCAGATGTTAAAGTCATTGGAATGTCACCTGACAGCATGACAATAACTTGGAGG GAGCTGACCGGGCTGGAGTCGAACGGTCCGGGCCTACAGTACAAGGTGAGCTGGAGACAGAAAGATCTGGATCAGCAATGGACTTCACTCAATCTGGCCAATGTCTCGCAATATGTGGTGACAGGAACGCCCACTTTTGCACCCTATGAAGTCACCGTGCAGGCGGTCAATGACTACGGTCATGGTCCCAGACCAGGCGTAGCACAGGGATACTCAGGAGAAGACT TACCAACTGTGGCCCCAGAGAACTTAAAAGTTTCGGTTCAGAGTGGGACAGTGGCTGAAGTGCACTGGGATGCTGTTCCTCTGTCAACAGTACGAGGGCGACTGAATGGATATAAG GTGAGTTACTGGAAAATAAGAAGCCTGCAGAAGCAAGACCCTGAGCCTGTGAAACCACAGGAGCTCATCTTCCACGGGAGTGAGCTGGAGGGTCTTCTGATCGACCTTCATCCCTACAGCCAGTACACCCTCAACATAAGAGCCTTCAACGGGAAAGGAGACGGACCCACCAGCTCTAATCACATATTTGAAACACCAGAGGGAG ttCCTGGGCCTCCTGCAGATTTAAAAATCCAAAATCTGAACCTGGACTCATTGATTGTGAAGTGGATGCCACCTGTAGAAAATAACGGTCACTTGACAGGATACTTGCTCAAATTCCAGCCTA TCAATACAACAGATGAACTTGGGCCGCTCAAAGAGCTGCTTCTAGCAGCAAACGAGACCAGCATCACTCTGGAAAACCTCAAGCACAGCACTCACTACAAGTTCTATTTGAACGCCATGACTGTCAAGGGCTCTGGTCCCACTGTCACAAAAGAGGGCTTCACAATGGTGGACGAAG CCATGACTAGCAAGCAGGTTGACATAGCCACGCAGGGCTGGTTTATCGGACTGATGTGTGCCATTGCTTTGCTGATCCTGGTGCTCCTCATCGTTTGCTTTATAAAGAGGAACAAAGGAGGCAAATACCCAG TAAAGGAAAAAGAAGATGCCCATCAAGACCCAGAAATCCAGCCCATGAAAGAGGATGATGGGACATTTGGGGAGTACAG TGACACGGAGGATCACAAGCCCTTGAAAGGCAGCCGGACCCCATCCAATGGGACGGTCAAGAAGGACGACAGTGACGACAGCCTGGTGGATTATGGCGAGGGAGGAGACGGCCAGTTCAATGAGGATGGCTCATTCATCGGCCAGTACAGTGGGAAGAAGGAAAAAGACACGGCGGAGGGCAACGAGAGTTCGGAGGCCCCTTCTCCGGTCAACGCCATGAACTCCTTTGTGTAA
- the nrcama gene encoding neuronal cell adhesion molecule a isoform X6, producing the protein MDRKRSCTLCGGAVMLLLLGHMTTALEVPLDPKVLEGLPQPPTITHQSPKDYIIDPRENIIIHCDAKGKPHPSFSWTRNGTHFDVEKDSKVIMKPNSGTLVIDISGEKAEAYEGVYQCIARNEHGSAMSNNIVIRQSRSPLWSKEKIEPITVQRGMSLVLQCRPPAGLPPPIIFWMDNNFQRLPQNSRVSQALNGDLYFSNVLIEDTRNDYICYARFPHTQTIQQKQPITVNVLDNSPSGERAPTFMNPPETHSNTMVLKGDMLQLECIADGLPTPDISWSKVNGELPSGRFSFHSFQKTLKITEVTEADGGDYRCLAKNRLGSNNHIITVVVRAAPFWISAPQNLILAPKESGMLICRAEGNPKPTVTWSVNGIPIENSHKDPSRKIENGNIILSDVRTGSSSVYQCNASNEYGYLLANAFVSVLAEPPRVLTPPNHLYSVVTNSRALLDCASFGSPLPKITWFKDSQRIEDGDSYIIHKNNTLEINVARPLNSGKYTCIASNSLGNKENHVYLEVKEATRIIRQPGYKVVQRNRMAVFECEVKHDPSLFPSMIWLKDNMELPDDTRFEVGSDSLTIHDVREDDEGNYTCIRNTTLDQDSASAMLTVVEATPTPPIIMDQPDPPTDLELTDQRERSVQLTWTPGDENNSPIQSFLIQYEDSLHEPEVWVNMTEVSGTSTTAHLELSPYVYYSFRVLALNDVGLSEPSAPSRQYRTNPARPDVNPSDVKVIGMSPDSMTITWRELTGLESNGPGLQYKVSWRQKDLDQQWTSLNLANVSQYVVTGTPTFAPYEVTVQAVNDYGHGPRPGVAQGYSGEDLPTVAPENLKVSVQSGTVAEVHWDAVPLSTVRGRLNGYKVSYWKIRSLQKQDPEPVKPQELIFHGSELEGLLIDLHPYSQYTLNIRAFNGKGDGPTSSNHIFETPEGVPGPPADLKIQNLNLDSLIVKWMPPVENNGHLTGYLLKFQPINTTDELGPLKELLLAANETSITLENLKHSTHYKFYLNAMTVKGSGPTVTKEGFTMVDEALIRHPAVEAGKGSAPPSPPPAPPVTQSFQPPFRKATPVGRMFRSVNSSVEEDHAVISWEYSGPDGNVYVEYVVDNSKEPWKTEFVNGTRTYQIKGLKPGMSYRVRVVAKDHSDATVHSTEELLITVPAMTSKQVDIATQGWFIGLMCAIALLILVLLIVCFIKRNKGGKYPVKEKEDAHQDPEIQPMKEDDGTFGEYSDTEDHKPLKGSRTPSNGTVKKDDSDDSLVDYGEGGDGQFNEDGSFIGQYSGKKEKDTAEGNESSEAPSPVNAMNSFV; encoded by the exons ATGGACAGGAAGAGGAGTTGCACGCTCTGTGGAGGAGctgtgatgctgctgctgctgggtcACATGACCACTGCATTAGAAGTGCCTCTAGACC CTAAAGTTCTGGAGGGAT TGCCTCAGCCTCCCACAATAACTCATCAGTCCCCAAAGGATTACATCATCGACCCTCGGGAGAACATCATTATCCACTGCGACGCCAAAGGAAAGCCTCATCCCAG CTTTTCATGGACACGTAATGGCACTCATTTCGATGTTGAAAAGGATTCCAAAGTTATCATGAAGCCCAACTCAGGCACTCTGGTCATTGACATCAGCGGAGAGAAGGCAGAGGCGTATGAGGGTGTTTACCAGTGCATCGCCCGCAACGAGCATGGATCTGCCATGTCCAATAACATTGTCATCCGTCAGTCCA GGTCCCCCTTGTGGTCAAAGGAGAAAATTGAGCCAATCACGGTGCAGAGGGGAATGTCTCTAGTGCTGCAGTGCAGACCCCCAGCTGGCCTGCCCCCTCCAATCATCTTCTGGATGGATAACA ATTTCCAGAGACTTCCCCAAAACAGTCGTGTATCCCAGGCTTTAAACGGAGACCTGTATTTCTCCAACGTGCTCATTGAGGACACCAGAAACGACTACATCTGCTATGCCCGCTTCCCACACACTCAGACTATCCAACAGAAACAGCCCATCACCGTCAACGTACTGGACA ACAGTCCATCTGGGGAGAGAGCGCCCACTTTCATGAACCCACCAGAAACACACAGTAACACCATGGTCCTGAAAGGAGACATGCTGCAGCTGGAATGCATCGCTGATGGCCT TCCAACGCCAGATATCTCCTGGAGCAAGGTGAATGGGGAGCTGCCAAGCGGCCGTTTTTCATTTCACAGCTTCCAGAAAACTCTGAAGATAACGGAGGTGACAGAAGCCGATGGGGGAGATTACCGGTGTTTAGCCAAGAATCGCCTGGGGAGCAACAATCACATCATCACTGTAGTGGTCAGAG CGGCTCCCTTTTGGATCAGTGCCCCTCAGAACCTCATCCTGGCCCCTAAAGAATCTGGAATGCTCATCTGCCGGGCAGAAGGCAACCCTAAACCCACGGTCACATGGTCTGTCAACGGAATTCCCATTGAAA ACTCACACAAGGATCCCAGTCGGAAAATCGAAAATGGCAATATCATCCTCAGTGATGTTCGGACCGGCTCGAGCTCTGTTTACCAGTGCAACGCCTCCAATGAGTACGGTTACCTGCTGGCCAATGCCTTTGTCAGTGTCTTGG CTGAACCTCCGAGGGTGCTGACTCCTCCAAATCATCTATACTCAGTCGTCACTAACAGTAGGGCTCTGTTAGACTGTGCTTCATTTGGCTCGCCACTTCCAAAGATCACATG GTTTAAAGACAGTCAGCGCATAGAGGATGGCGACTCGTACATCATTCATAAAAACAATACCTTAGAGATCAATGTGGCTCGGCCACTAAACAGTGGCAAGTACACCTGCATTGCCTCAAACAGTCTTGGAaacaaagaaaatcatgtttaccTGGAAGTGAAAG AGGCTACACGGATCATCAGACAGCCTGGGTATAAAGTTGTCCAGAGGAACAGAATggctgtgtttgagtgtgaagTCAAACATGAcccctctctctttccctccatGATATGGCTCAAAGACAATATGGAGCTTCCCGACGACACTCG atttgAGGTGGGCTCTGACAGTCTGACTATACATGACGTGAGAGAGGACGATGAGGGCAACTACACCTGCATCAGAAACACCACCCTTGACCAAGATTCAGCCAGCGCCATGCTCACAGTAGTCG AGGCCACACCAACACCACCTATAATAATGG ACCAACCAGACCCGCCCACAGACCTGGAGCTGACAGACCAACGAGAGCGCAGTGTTCAGCTAACATGGACCCCTGGAGATGAAAACAATAGTCCTATTCAAT CgttcctgatccaatatgaagatTCGCTCCACGAGCCTGAAGTATGGGTCAATATGACTGAAGTCTCAGGTACCAGCACCACAGCACACCTGGAGCTCTCCCCGTATGTGTATTACTCCTTCAGGGTCCTGGCACTCAATGACGTGGGTCTGAGTGAACCCAGCGCTCCATCCAGACAGTACAGGACCAATCCTGCAC GGCCTGACGTCAATCCATCAGATGTTAAAGTCATTGGAATGTCACCTGACAGCATGACAATAACTTGGAGG GAGCTGACCGGGCTGGAGTCGAACGGTCCGGGCCTACAGTACAAGGTGAGCTGGAGACAGAAAGATCTGGATCAGCAATGGACTTCACTCAATCTGGCCAATGTCTCGCAATATGTGGTGACAGGAACGCCCACTTTTGCACCCTATGAAGTCACCGTGCAGGCGGTCAATGACTACGGTCATGGTCCCAGACCAGGCGTAGCACAGGGATACTCAGGAGAAGACT TACCAACTGTGGCCCCAGAGAACTTAAAAGTTTCGGTTCAGAGTGGGACAGTGGCTGAAGTGCACTGGGATGCTGTTCCTCTGTCAACAGTACGAGGGCGACTGAATGGATATAAG GTGAGTTACTGGAAAATAAGAAGCCTGCAGAAGCAAGACCCTGAGCCTGTGAAACCACAGGAGCTCATCTTCCACGGGAGTGAGCTGGAGGGTCTTCTGATCGACCTTCATCCCTACAGCCAGTACACCCTCAACATAAGAGCCTTCAACGGGAAAGGAGACGGACCCACCAGCTCTAATCACATATTTGAAACACCAGAGGGAG ttCCTGGGCCTCCTGCAGATTTAAAAATCCAAAATCTGAACCTGGACTCATTGATTGTGAAGTGGATGCCACCTGTAGAAAATAACGGTCACTTGACAGGATACTTGCTCAAATTCCAGCCTA TCAATACAACAGATGAACTTGGGCCGCTCAAAGAGCTGCTTCTAGCAGCAAACGAGACCAGCATCACTCTGGAAAACCTCAAGCACAGCACTCACTACAAGTTCTATTTGAACGCCATGACTGTCAAGGGCTCTGGTCCCACTGTCACAAAAGAGGGCTTCACAATGGTGGACGAAG CATTAATTCGGCATCCCGCAGTAGAGGCGGGTAAAG GCTCAGCCCCCCCTTCACCACCACCAGCCCCCCCTGTTACTCAATCATTCCAGCCCCCGTTTCGCAAGG CGACTCCTGTTGGTCGGATGTTTAGGAGCGTGAACTCCTCGGTGGAGGAGGACCATGCTGTGATAAGCTGGGAATACTCGGGGCCGGATGGGAATGTTTATGTGGAATATGTTGTTGATAACA GTAAAGAACCCTGGAAAACAGAGTTTGTAAATGGCACTCGGACATATCAGATTAAAGGACTTAAGCCCGGGATGTCCTATAGGGTTCGGGTGGTTGCCAAAGACCACTCGGATGCTACGGTCCACAGTACAGAGGAGCTGTTGATTACAGTTCCAG CCATGACTAGCAAGCAGGTTGACATAGCCACGCAGGGCTGGTTTATCGGACTGATGTGTGCCATTGCTTTGCTGATCCTGGTGCTCCTCATCGTTTGCTTTATAAAGAGGAACAAAGGAGGCAAATACCCAG TAAAGGAAAAAGAAGATGCCCATCAAGACCCAGAAATCCAGCCCATGAAAGAGGATGATGGGACATTTGGGGAGTACAG TGACACGGAGGATCACAAGCCCTTGAAAGGCAGCCGGACCCCATCCAATGGGACGGTCAAGAAGGACGACAGTGACGACAGCCTGGTGGATTATGGCGAGGGAGGAGACGGCCAGTTCAATGAGGATGGCTCATTCATCGGCCAGTACAGTGGGAAGAAGGAAAAAGACACGGCGGAGGGCAACGAGAGTTCGGAGGCCCCTTCTCCGGTCAACGCCATGAACTCCTTTGTGTAA